A DNA window from Turicibacter sp. TJ11 contains the following coding sequences:
- the lepA gene encoding translation elongation factor 4 codes for MSAINSEQIKERQKRIRNFSIIAHIDHGKTTLSDRILERTNALEQREMKNQLLDSMELERERGITIKLNAVQLTYKAKDGNEYILHLIDTPGHVDFTYEVSRSLAACEGAVLVVDAAQGIEAQTLANVYLALDNDLEILPLINKIDLPSAEPDRVKQEVEDIIGLPADDAVLASAKAGIGIEEILEQIVEKVPAPEGDPDAPLQALIFDSVYDQYRGIIASIRVVNGTIKKGQIIRMMATGAEYEVVEVGVHTPHEKIVDYLSVGDVGFVTASIKDVKTVSVGDTITSVDHPAEEPLPGYRKLNPMVFCGLYPIDAARYNDLREALEKLVLNDSSLQFEPETSQALGFGFRTGFLGLLHMDVIQERIEREFNIDLIATAPSVIYHVYLTDGTMVIVDNPSQMPEPQTIKAIEEPYVKASIMTPNDYVGPIMELCQKKRGTFIDMQYLDETRVHVNYEIPLGEIVYDFFDQLKSSTKGYASFDYELIGYKPSKLVKMDILLNGEIVDALSLIVHKDFAYARGKVITEKLKEIIPRQQFEVPIQAAIGGKIIARSTIKALRKNVLAKCYGGDISRKRKLLEKQKEGKKRMKSVGSVEVPQEAFMAVLSMDED; via the coding sequence GTGAGTGCGATTAATAGCGAGCAAATTAAAGAGCGACAAAAACGAATTCGCAACTTTTCAATTATAGCCCACATCGATCATGGAAAAACAACACTTTCGGATCGTATTTTAGAGCGAACGAATGCGTTGGAACAACGTGAGATGAAAAATCAGCTGTTAGACTCAATGGAACTTGAGCGTGAGCGCGGAATTACCATTAAATTAAATGCCGTGCAGTTGACATATAAAGCTAAAGATGGAAATGAATATATTTTACATTTAATTGATACCCCAGGACACGTGGATTTCACGTACGAGGTATCACGTTCATTAGCGGCATGTGAAGGGGCAGTTTTAGTCGTTGATGCGGCGCAAGGAATTGAAGCTCAAACATTAGCAAATGTTTATTTAGCTTTAGATAATGATTTAGAAATTTTACCTTTAATTAATAAAATCGATTTACCAAGTGCTGAACCTGATCGTGTGAAGCAAGAAGTCGAAGATATTATTGGATTACCAGCCGATGATGCAGTTTTAGCTTCAGCAAAAGCTGGAATCGGGATTGAAGAAATTTTAGAACAAATCGTTGAAAAAGTACCTGCACCAGAAGGAGATCCTGATGCACCGCTTCAAGCATTAATTTTCGACTCAGTTTATGATCAGTATCGTGGAATTATTGCCTCAATTCGAGTAGTTAATGGAACGATTAAAAAAGGTCAAATCATTCGAATGATGGCAACAGGTGCTGAATATGAAGTGGTTGAAGTAGGAGTTCACACGCCACATGAAAAAATCGTGGATTATTTAAGTGTTGGAGATGTAGGGTTTGTAACGGCTTCAATTAAAGATGTGAAAACAGTAAGTGTTGGGGATACGATTACATCAGTTGATCACCCAGCAGAGGAGCCATTACCAGGTTACCGTAAATTAAATCCAATGGTATTCTGTGGATTATATCCAATTGATGCGGCACGTTACAACGATTTACGCGAGGCGTTAGAAAAATTAGTATTAAATGACTCATCATTACAATTTGAACCTGAAACATCACAAGCGTTAGGATTTGGATTCCGTACCGGATTTTTAGGTTTATTACACATGGATGTTATTCAAGAACGTATTGAACGTGAGTTTAACATTGATTTAATTGCGACAGCACCGTCAGTAATTTATCATGTTTATTTAACAGATGGAACAATGGTCATTGTCGATAACCCATCACAAATGCCAGAACCACAAACAATTAAGGCGATTGAAGAACCTTATGTTAAGGCTTCAATTATGACACCAAATGATTACGTGGGTCCAATCATGGAATTATGTCAGAAAAAACGTGGAACATTCATTGACATGCAATACTTAGATGAAACACGTGTTCATGTTAACTATGAAATTCCATTAGGAGAAATCGTTTATGATTTCTTTGATCAATTAAAATCATCAACAAAGGGATATGCTTCTTTTGATTATGAATTAATTGGATATAAACCATCTAAACTTGTGAAGATGGATATCTTATTAAACGGTGAGATTGTCGATGCCTTAAGCTTAATCGTTCATAAAGATTTTGCTTATGCACGCGGAAAAGTGATTACTGAAAAATTAAAAGAAATTATTCCAAGACAACAATTCGAGGTTCCGATCCAAGCTGCCATTGGTGGGAAAATTATCGCCCGTTCAACAATTAAGGCCTTACGTAAAAATGTCTTAGCTAAATGTTATGGAGGAGACATTTCACGTAAACGTAAATTACTTGAAAAACAAAAAGAAGGTAAGAAACGTATGAAGTCAGTTGGATCAGTTGAGGTTCCACAAGAGGCATTCATGGCAGTTTTATCAATGGACGAAGACTAA
- the hemW gene encoding radical SAM family heme chaperone HemW, translated as MAKGLYIHIPFCDHICTYCDFPKLVTQGQRHSEYIQALLTELKAYEKQVGFHDLQSIYIGGGTPTALSVEQIQPLFDYLHKAIHMPQIKEFTIEANPENLTKEKVSYLLSQQVSRFSLGVQTFQEELLKRIGRKHQCHQVKEAVSLLKSQGMTNINLDLIYAIPGQTLSQLEADLAEALALDVEHISAYSLIVEEHTQLYLAYMKDKLTLTDNEVEAMMYEKVIQTLSQHGYQHYEISNFAKSFPSLHNQWYWKNEEYIGVGLGAHGYINGVRYQNTRSINAYIDALNEQKLPIVESNVLSQEEKIEEEMFLGLRLMNGINLKQISTKYRVDVDALYHEALSKLIEAGDLKRIDDRICLTSQGLLMANDVFEQFLLSI; from the coding sequence ATGGCCAAAGGATTATATATACATATTCCGTTTTGTGATCATATTTGCACGTATTGTGACTTTCCTAAATTAGTCACTCAAGGTCAACGACATTCGGAATATATTCAAGCACTTTTAACAGAATTAAAAGCCTATGAAAAGCAAGTTGGGTTTCATGATTTACAATCGATTTATATCGGTGGTGGCACGCCAACGGCTTTAAGTGTGGAACAAATTCAACCGTTATTTGATTATTTGCACAAAGCTATCCATATGCCACAAATTAAAGAGTTTACGATTGAAGCGAACCCTGAAAATTTAACAAAAGAGAAAGTGAGCTACTTACTTTCACAACAAGTCTCTCGCTTTAGTTTAGGCGTTCAAACGTTTCAAGAGGAACTTTTAAAGCGAATTGGTCGAAAACATCAGTGTCATCAAGTCAAAGAAGCGGTCTCATTATTAAAATCACAGGGAATGACTAACATTAACTTAGATTTAATTTATGCGATTCCGGGTCAAACCCTGAGTCAGTTAGAGGCTGATTTAGCGGAGGCGCTGGCACTTGATGTTGAACATATTTCAGCCTATTCACTGATTGTTGAAGAACATACTCAACTTTATCTAGCTTATATGAAAGATAAACTAACGCTGACTGATAATGAAGTTGAAGCGATGATGTATGAGAAGGTGATTCAAACCTTATCACAGCATGGGTATCAGCATTATGAAATTAGTAATTTTGCAAAGTCATTCCCAAGTCTTCATAATCAATGGTATTGGAAAAATGAAGAATATATTGGCGTTGGACTTGGTGCACATGGTTACATTAATGGTGTTCGTTATCAAAACACACGTTCTATTAATGCGTATATCGATGCATTAAATGAACAAAAGTTACCGATCGTTGAATCAAATGTCCTCTCTCAAGAAGAAAAAATTGAAGAAGAGATGTTTTTAGGATTACGATTAATGAATGGAATTAATTTGAAGCAGATTTCAACTAAATATCGTGTCGATGTCGACGCGTTATATCATGAAGCCCTCTCTAAATTAATCGAAGCGGGCGATTTAAAACGAATAGATGATCGGATTTGTTTAACGAGTCAAGGGTTATTAATGGCAAATGATGTATTTGAACAGTTTTTATTATCGATTTAA
- a CDS encoding histidinol-phosphatase — translation MLLTNYHTHHNRCKHAKGNVEDYVKEAVKHQYAEIGMSCHTPHQNFPQMGVRRMDYSDLATYFNDIEQAQKKYPQIKVLKALECEYFPHLYDYMVELRKQTDYLILAQHYIEIDGKFQDAFHFTKPKQLEVYAACIEEAMATKLFAILAHPDVFMTLYPRFDEACEAAARRIGKAALENDVILEVNANGLRRQKQTYEDGVRYPYPSEKFWSIIATEFPSVKVVVNSDCHDPAYLNDEYMQMARDMAKRLNLNVIERL, via the coding sequence ATGTTGTTAACGAATTACCATACTCATCATAACCGTTGCAAACATGCGAAAGGGAATGTTGAGGATTACGTCAAAGAAGCAGTTAAACATCAGTATGCTGAAATCGGAATGAGTTGTCACACTCCCCATCAAAACTTCCCGCAAATGGGAGTTCGTCGAATGGATTATTCTGATTTAGCGACTTATTTTAATGATATTGAACAAGCTCAAAAAAAATATCCACAAATCAAAGTGTTAAAAGCGTTAGAATGTGAGTATTTCCCACATCTTTACGATTATATGGTGGAGTTAAGAAAGCAAACGGATTACTTAATTTTAGCCCAGCATTACATTGAAATTGATGGGAAGTTTCAAGATGCGTTTCATTTTACGAAACCTAAACAACTTGAAGTGTATGCGGCCTGTATTGAAGAGGCGATGGCTACTAAGTTATTTGCTATTTTAGCTCATCCTGATGTGTTCATGACCCTTTATCCACGTTTTGATGAAGCGTGTGAAGCAGCTGCTCGTCGCATCGGTAAGGCTGCATTAGAAAACGATGTGATTTTAGAAGTGAATGCAAATGGATTACGACGTCAAAAACAAACGTATGAAGATGGTGTGCGTTATCCGTATCCATCAGAAAAATTTTGGTCAATCATTGCCACTGAATTCCCAAGTGTTAAAGTTGTTGTCAATTCCGACTGTCACGATCCCGCTTACTTAAATGATGAATATATGCAAATGGCGCGTGACATGGCAAAACGTTTAAATTTAAATGTCATCGAACGCTTGTAG
- the truB gene encoding tRNA pseudouridine(55) synthase TruB gives MDGVLLLDKPAGMTSHDCVNIVRKVLKTKKVGHTGTLDPSVTGVLPICVGRATKISQFLTANEKEYLGEVTIGFSTTTEDADGDVVEKKVVDRVMTKEEVLDVLKSMLGTSIQVPPMYSAVKVNGKKLYEYARAGIEVERPQREVTIYELELLGDLHQTEDGCVKFSFRVKGSKGLFVRTVAVTIGEKLGYPAHMSHLRRIASGVFKISDCLTIDAFKEKVEQETLTLLTLEEAMADFPSVIVDSWVEKLVRNGVQLYPKQVNHTKHSPVALFNQNGQCLAVYEKHPTNDIYRSMRGFF, from the coding sequence ATGGACGGGGTATTATTGCTAGATAAACCAGCAGGAATGACGTCACATGATTGTGTCAATATAGTCCGTAAAGTATTAAAAACAAAAAAAGTAGGGCATACAGGAACATTAGATCCAAGTGTCACAGGTGTTTTACCTATTTGTGTCGGACGCGCGACTAAGATTTCACAATTTTTAACAGCCAACGAAAAAGAGTATTTAGGTGAAGTAACCATCGGATTTTCTACAACGACTGAAGATGCAGATGGTGACGTGGTTGAGAAAAAAGTAGTCGATCGTGTGATGACAAAAGAAGAAGTATTAGATGTTTTAAAAAGTATGTTAGGAACTAGTATCCAAGTGCCACCGATGTATTCAGCGGTTAAAGTAAACGGTAAAAAGTTATATGAATATGCGCGCGCAGGAATTGAGGTCGAGCGTCCTCAACGTGAAGTAACGATTTATGAACTGGAACTGTTAGGTGATCTTCATCAAACAGAGGATGGATGTGTTAAATTTAGTTTCCGTGTCAAAGGAAGTAAAGGATTATTTGTTCGTACGGTTGCAGTAACGATTGGTGAAAAGTTAGGTTATCCGGCACATATGTCTCATTTACGACGCATTGCCTCAGGTGTATTTAAAATTTCGGATTGTTTAACCATTGATGCATTTAAAGAAAAAGTGGAACAGGAAACCTTAACATTATTAACACTTGAAGAGGCAATGGCAGACTTTCCATCCGTTATAGTGGATTCATGGGTTGAAAAATTAGTACGTAATGGCGTACAATTATATCCAAAGCAAGTGAATCATACGAAACATTCGCCAGTCGCACTGTTTAATCAAAATGGCCAATGTTTAGCAGTATACGAAAAGCACCCAACCAATGATATCTATCGATCAATGAGGGGCTTCTTTTAG
- the pnp gene encoding polyribonucleotide nucleotidyltransferase — MSDKHVYSFELAGRPLTFEIGELAKQANASVLVRYGDTVVLSTCVASKEPKDIDFFPLTIGYEERLYAVGKVPGGFIKREGRPSEHAILAGRLIDRPIRPLFPDGFRNDVQVINYVMSVDHDNSPEVSAMIGSSLSLSISDIPFEGPIAGVIVGRVNGEFVLNPTVEQLEQSDIDLTVAGTKDAVNMVEAGAKEVTEEDMLEAIMFGHEAIKQIISFQEQIVAEIGKEKMELNLYEVDPTINARVREMAEADMLAAIQVVEKHARQEAIDAVNTRVLEVFEAEEATDKELKQVKEVLNKIVKEEVRRLITDEKVRPDGRKIDEIRPLSSRVDLLPRTHGSALFTRGQTQALSICTLGALNEHQMLDGLEVEETKRFMHHYNFPPFSVGETGRYGAPGRREIGHGALGERALKQVMPSEKEFPYTVRLVSEVLESNGSTSQASICASTMALMAAGVPIKAPVAGIAMGLVKKGENYTVLTDIQGMEDHLGDMDFKVAGTSKGVTALQMDIKIEGLSREILEEALQQAKVGRMQILNHMLGTIAETRQDLSAHAPKIRVMTIKVDKIRDVIGPGGKQINEIIDKTGVKIDIEQDGTVYILHDTTENINQAVAMIEDIVREVEVGKIYLGKVVRIEKFGAFVEIFPGQDGLVHISQLAEERVAKTEDVVAVGDQIYVKVTEVDDRGRVNLSRKEAMKEQGQETKAAE; from the coding sequence ATGTCAGATAAACACGTTTATTCGTTTGAATTAGCTGGCCGCCCGTTAACATTTGAAATTGGTGAACTAGCAAAACAAGCGAATGCTTCGGTTTTAGTACGTTATGGTGATACAGTTGTTTTATCAACATGTGTTGCTTCAAAAGAACCTAAAGATATAGATTTTTTCCCATTAACCATTGGATATGAAGAACGTCTTTACGCGGTTGGTAAAGTTCCAGGTGGATTTATTAAACGTGAAGGTCGTCCAAGCGAGCATGCCATTTTAGCGGGACGCTTAATTGACCGTCCAATTCGTCCGTTATTCCCAGATGGATTCCGTAACGATGTTCAAGTAATCAACTACGTTATGAGTGTGGATCATGATAACTCACCTGAAGTATCAGCGATGATTGGTTCATCTTTATCGTTATCAATTTCAGACATTCCTTTTGAAGGACCGATTGCTGGAGTGATTGTTGGACGTGTCAATGGAGAGTTCGTTTTAAACCCAACGGTTGAACAGTTAGAGCAATCAGATATCGACTTAACGGTGGCAGGAACAAAAGATGCAGTTAACATGGTTGAAGCTGGTGCAAAAGAAGTGACAGAAGAAGACATGTTAGAAGCAATTATGTTTGGTCATGAGGCGATTAAACAAATCATTTCATTCCAAGAACAAATTGTAGCTGAAATCGGAAAAGAAAAAATGGAGTTAAACTTATATGAAGTTGATCCAACGATTAATGCTCGTGTTCGTGAAATGGCAGAGGCAGATATGTTAGCCGCGATTCAAGTCGTTGAAAAACATGCGCGTCAAGAAGCAATTGATGCAGTTAATACTCGTGTATTAGAAGTATTTGAAGCCGAAGAAGCAACAGATAAAGAATTAAAACAAGTGAAAGAAGTTTTAAATAAAATCGTTAAAGAAGAAGTCCGTCGTCTAATTACAGATGAAAAAGTTCGTCCTGATGGTCGAAAAATTGATGAAATTCGTCCACTTTCTTCTCGTGTTGATTTATTACCTCGTACACACGGATCGGCTTTATTCACACGTGGGCAAACACAAGCGTTATCAATTTGTACATTAGGTGCCTTAAATGAACACCAAATGTTAGATGGATTAGAAGTTGAAGAAACAAAACGCTTCATGCACCACTACAACTTCCCACCATTCTCAGTTGGAGAAACAGGACGTTATGGAGCACCAGGTCGTCGTGAAATCGGTCACGGAGCTTTAGGTGAGCGTGCCTTAAAACAAGTCATGCCATCAGAAAAAGAATTCCCATATACGGTTCGTTTAGTATCTGAGGTATTAGAATCAAATGGTTCAACGTCACAAGCCTCAATTTGTGCGTCAACGATGGCGTTAATGGCTGCAGGTGTACCAATCAAAGCACCGGTTGCTGGAATCGCGATGGGACTTGTTAAAAAAGGTGAAAACTATACAGTCTTAACGGACATTCAAGGAATGGAAGATCACTTAGGTGATATGGACTTTAAAGTAGCGGGAACTTCAAAAGGTGTAACAGCTTTACAAATGGACATTAAGATTGAAGGATTAAGCCGTGAAATTTTAGAAGAAGCACTTCAACAAGCTAAAGTTGGACGTATGCAAATTTTAAACCATATGTTAGGAACGATTGCTGAAACGCGTCAAGACTTATCAGCTCATGCGCCAAAAATCAGAGTGATGACGATTAAAGTTGATAAAATTCGCGATGTCATTGGCCCAGGTGGAAAACAAATCAATGAAATCATCGATAAAACAGGGGTTAAAATTGATATCGAACAAGATGGAACAGTTTATATCTTACATGATACAACTGAAAATATTAATCAAGCCGTTGCAATGATTGAAGACATCGTTCGTGAAGTTGAAGTTGGTAAAATTTATTTAGGAAAAGTTGTTCGTATCGAGAAGTTTGGTGCGTTCGTAGAAATTTTCCCTGGACAAGATGGATTAGTTCACATTTCTCAATTAGCCGAAGAACGTGTCGCTAAAACAGAAGACGTTGTTGCGGTTGGTGATCAAATTTATGTTAAAGTAACAGAAGTTGATGATCGTGGACGTGTGAATTTATCACGTAAAGAAGCAATGAAAGAACAAGGACAAGAAACAAAAGCAGCAGAATAG
- a CDS encoding bifunctional riboflavin kinase/FAD synthetase, whose protein sequence is MEVIRLNLTKKLTTPISVALGYFDGLHLGHQAVIEEAVSYAKTHQIRSAVMTFSPSPNVFLKKLTSNRLLTPYQEKVRLLTKLGVDELIILPFDEVLANMEATDFIEQYLINQGVAHVSTGFDFRFGRKGEGDVALLATYAESFTLNVTAKCELEGEKIGATEIKRYLSDGHIEKVTQMLGRPYQLHGTVVTGQQRGREIGFPTANLKLSEAYVIPKNGVYAVKVEVEGKHYFGMCNIGHNPTFNFNDQICIETNIFNFEDDIYGKDITLSFDHYLREEKKFASIEELMTQLDHDRHYVRSYFKLNLN, encoded by the coding sequence ATGGAAGTGATACGTTTAAATTTAACAAAGAAATTAACAACACCAATCTCTGTTGCCTTAGGATATTTTGATGGATTGCATCTTGGCCATCAAGCAGTTATTGAAGAAGCGGTCAGTTATGCGAAGACGCATCAAATACGAAGTGCTGTCATGACGTTTTCACCAAGTCCGAATGTCTTTTTAAAAAAGTTAACGAGTAATCGTCTATTGACGCCTTATCAAGAGAAGGTTCGCCTGTTAACAAAACTTGGGGTGGATGAATTAATTATTTTACCGTTTGATGAAGTGTTAGCTAATATGGAAGCGACGGATTTTATTGAACAGTATTTAATTAACCAAGGCGTGGCTCATGTCTCAACTGGTTTTGACTTTCGATTTGGCCGAAAAGGTGAAGGTGATGTTGCGTTATTAGCCACTTACGCTGAATCTTTTACCTTAAATGTCACTGCTAAATGTGAGTTAGAGGGTGAGAAGATCGGGGCAACAGAGATTAAACGCTATTTATCAGATGGTCATATTGAGAAAGTGACTCAAATGCTTGGTCGTCCTTATCAATTACATGGAACGGTAGTGACGGGACAACAACGTGGGCGTGAAATTGGCTTTCCAACCGCGAATCTTAAGCTAAGTGAAGCATATGTCATTCCTAAAAATGGTGTTTATGCGGTGAAGGTTGAAGTTGAAGGAAAGCATTATTTTGGAATGTGTAACATTGGTCATAACCCAACCTTTAATTTTAATGATCAAATTTGCATTGAAACGAATATTTTCAACTTTGAAGATGACATTTATGGAAAAGACATCACTCTTTCGTTTGATCACTATTTACGTGAAGAGAAAAAATTTGCTTCTATCGAAGAATTGATGACACAATTAGATCATGATCGACATTATGTCAGAAGTTATTTTAAATTAAACTTGAATTAA
- the gpr gene encoding GPR endopeptidase, whose amino-acid sequence MNEKEMKKWQCRSDLALEAVEQMVGQVDQSQEEGVKYEEDDIRGLKVTCIDVAPEAVERVGKKAGRYMTLDTSAIMTHDHDQLTVAMEVFAEQFGKLLKHRGIKETDTCLVIGLGNDHVTPDALGPLVVDEVIVTRHLYELSPNDVDRNYREVSALAPGVMGMTGIETSDIIESLVKKIKPNFLVVVDALASRSISRVNKMIQMTDTGIAPGSGVGNKRKAVDEETLGIPVFAVGVPTVVDAVSITSDTIDLLLKHIGKSLKEENRSYKKLVPFSAARQTYTEDDLPSPELREQFLGQIGNLEEEEKRQLISEVLTPNGFNLIVTPKGIDSDMENLATLISNGINRVLHPNVQFS is encoded by the coding sequence ATGAATGAAAAGGAAATGAAAAAGTGGCAATGCCGTTCAGACTTAGCGCTAGAAGCGGTGGAGCAAATGGTTGGTCAAGTCGATCAATCACAAGAAGAAGGCGTGAAATATGAAGAAGATGACATTCGTGGCCTAAAGGTCACATGTATTGATGTCGCACCTGAAGCGGTAGAACGTGTCGGTAAAAAGGCGGGTCGTTACATGACATTAGACACGTCAGCTATTATGACGCATGATCATGATCAGTTAACGGTGGCGATGGAAGTGTTTGCTGAACAATTTGGAAAACTTTTAAAACATCGAGGAATTAAGGAGACGGATACGTGTTTAGTCATTGGTCTTGGAAATGATCATGTCACGCCAGATGCCTTAGGACCGCTAGTCGTTGATGAAGTGATTGTGACACGTCATTTATATGAGTTAAGTCCAAATGACGTCGATCGTAATTACCGTGAAGTGAGTGCGTTAGCACCCGGAGTCATGGGAATGACAGGAATTGAGACGTCAGATATTATTGAATCGCTTGTGAAAAAAATAAAACCAAACTTTTTAGTGGTGGTCGATGCGTTAGCTTCACGTTCTATTTCTCGCGTCAATAAAATGATTCAAATGACGGATACTGGAATCGCACCTGGAAGCGGGGTTGGAAATAAACGAAAAGCTGTTGATGAAGAGACATTAGGAATTCCAGTGTTTGCTGTAGGTGTTCCAACCGTCGTTGATGCGGTTTCAATTACGAGTGATACCATTGATTTATTACTTAAACATATTGGAAAATCGTTAAAAGAAGAAAATCGCTCATATAAAAAGTTAGTCCCTTTTTCTGCTGCGCGTCAAACGTATACAGAGGACGATCTTCCATCACCTGAACTTCGTGAACAATTTTTAGGGCAAATCGGAAATTTAGAAGAAGAAGAAAAAAGACAACTTATTTCTGAGGTTTTAACACCCAATGGATTTAACTTAATTGTGACGCCAAAAGGGATTGATAGTGACATGGAAAACTTAGCAACGCTCATCTCGAATGGAATTAATCGCGTGTTGCATCCAAATGTACAATTTAGCTAA
- the spoIIP gene encoding stage II sporulation protein P, which produces MNRNRQQRIRRKKIKKMLNKLTPYVIVLGFVLTLCFTQFFQLFYVNQKEAYDKHVDEQTILSGIFDFSTAGDVVDVMTNLQKYFTEIMTSLDLNQLYSFINDGFAFINMTAPSQNATAATSPQDYKYTYVSGELNVEERQEEVTTDPLVYIFNSHDGELYEEGLINTSFGRTLSVVDLSYMVASHLQEQNINTLVESRSAGSVVSKNGWGYSLSYKASRMHLEDTASQYGSLRYFIDFHRDSGSYEKNVISIGGKSYAKVMFVLGTDNERYKENEVILNELNAMLNEKYPGLSKGIRPNGGYGYNGVYNQDFATTMILIEVGVEKNTYEEVSNSAKAVAEILAEYIKSH; this is translated from the coding sequence GTGAATCGAAACAGACAACAGCGGATCAGAAGAAAAAAAATCAAGAAAATGCTGAACAAACTAACACCCTATGTCATCGTTCTTGGTTTTGTTTTAACTCTTTGTTTTACTCAGTTTTTCCAGTTATTTTATGTAAATCAAAAAGAAGCGTATGATAAACACGTCGATGAACAAACCATTCTTTCGGGAATCTTTGATTTTTCAACGGCAGGCGATGTGGTTGATGTCATGACGAATTTACAAAAATATTTCACAGAAATTATGACGTCACTTGATTTAAATCAACTCTACTCGTTTATTAACGATGGCTTTGCGTTTATTAATATGACTGCACCAAGCCAAAATGCAACGGCAGCAACGTCGCCACAAGATTATAAATATACCTATGTCAGTGGAGAATTAAACGTGGAAGAGCGTCAAGAAGAAGTGACCACGGATCCACTCGTTTATATTTTCAACTCTCATGATGGAGAGTTATATGAAGAAGGCTTGATTAATACGTCATTTGGGCGAACGCTAAGTGTGGTGGACTTATCTTATATGGTGGCTAGTCATTTACAAGAACAAAATATTAATACGTTAGTCGAATCACGATCAGCTGGATCGGTCGTTAGTAAAAATGGTTGGGGCTATTCATTATCTTATAAAGCGTCACGCATGCATCTAGAAGATACAGCGAGTCAATATGGAAGTTTACGTTATTTTATTGATTTTCATCGCGATTCAGGAAGTTATGAAAAAAATGTGATTAGTATTGGCGGAAAGTCGTATGCTAAGGTGATGTTTGTTTTAGGAACAGATAATGAACGATACAAAGAGAACGAGGTCATTTTAAATGAGTTGAATGCGATGTTAAATGAGAAGTATCCTGGTTTATCAAAAGGCATTAGACCAAATGGTGGATACGGCTATAATGGGGTTTATAATCAAGATTTTGCTACAACCATGATTTTAATCGAAGTAGGGGTAGAGAAAAATACGTATGAAGAGGTTTCAAATTCAGCTAAGGCGGTCGCAGAAATATTAGCAGAATATATTAAATCACATTAA
- the rpsO gene encoding 30S ribosomal protein S15, protein MAISKVEKQEIIKAYAVHEGDTGSPEVQIAVLTAEINRLNDHLKQHKHDHHSRRGLLRMVGKRRNLLTYLRNKDINRYATLIERLGLRR, encoded by the coding sequence ATGGCTATTTCTAAAGTAGAAAAACAAGAAATCATCAAAGCTTACGCAGTACACGAAGGAGATACAGGTTCTCCAGAAGTACAAATCGCAGTTTTAACTGCTGAAATCAATCGTTTAAACGATCACTTAAAACAACACAAACATGACCATCATTCACGTCGTGGATTATTACGTATGGTTGGTAAACGTCGTAACTTATTAACTTACTTACGTAACAAAGACATCAACCGTTACGCTACATTAATCGAGCGTTTAGGATTACGTCGCTAA